Below is a genomic region from Ictalurus punctatus breed USDA103 chromosome 12, Coco_2.0, whole genome shotgun sequence.
CAGAAAAGAAGATAGCGAAATGTCAGCCAGACTTTGTAGAAACCTgccgcttttaaaaatattattaaaagcgTCACCCAAACAAAGACggattattttacaaactgcCACAGACGAGCTCATTGCGACATTGTGTGAAGTAGCTCTTAACGTTCTCTACGGCAACATACCTCTCACATCTCAACAATACCAGAAGCTCAGAAGAAGGAAAAGCGTAATCAAATTTGTAGCGGATAAGACTGTTGGTGTTAAAAGAAAGAGACGTGTAATAAATCAACAGGGGGGATTTCTTCTACCGCTCTTAAGCGTAGCTATCCCTTTCATCTCCAGCCTGATTGCATCTAGATAACAGAGGGAATGGAGTAcgcagagaaaatgtttttagtcCCGCAGCACCAGTTGGACAAACTAAAGACCGGGACAGCACGCGAATCTATTCAACAAATCGTGGAGAATGATTTGGACATTGCTATAAGAAATATCTTGCACCGCTCTGACTTGGACAGTTATGAAAAAGCGAAGCTGTACACAAACGTTTTACAGCGCTTTTTAACAGTCGCTAGACAAGGGGACCgtgaaaacagcacattaacATTGACACCTATGCAGACTGAGCATCCTGAACAAGAAAAGCCGTCTGCGCCGCCCGGCGTAAAACACCACGACGGTCTAGATAACGTCGCGGCGGATATTTTGAAGAATATTCCGCAGAGGAGTGTAAAAAACGCTCgctacattttagataaaatgtctaaaatgagAGATGTCACATCTTGGGACGATTCGGGGGAGTTTGTGTTTAACGGTAGAACTATTCCCGGCTCACATATGCTCGATTTAGTTAAAGGCATCACGGCTCCGCAAAAGATTTCCGATGCCCGAAGACCTGTCGGCTGGCTCGAATTTCTGGAGGCTTTTGCTACTTTAAACATACCATACTCAACGGTGCCAAACCATTCTGTCAGACACGCAATTAAATCTTTCAAAACCAAATCGACTTCGCCTATAACCAACTCGTCTAAGAGGcgtaaaaaagagaaaatacttCCGAGCACACCATCAGCACAATCAAATTATTCAGATGGCCCTGTATTCAAATCACCCACTCTTGACCCGAGGCAGTGGCTGCGTTTTTAATCCAcgagttttcttttgtttatgaTCTTGTTATTATCTGTATTGCTGTATGTGGTGTttgtataacaataataataatgatgttaataataataataaagagtcaaaaaagaagaagaaatctattttctttgtttttattgaaaatatctAGTGTTAGACATAAACATTtcacctgtctgaacacaacgaatacatttgaaaacattttcattacaaagacctttttttagttttagttttttcataAATGCTGACACCATCTTGTCGTTTTTAATAAAATCGCCGGTATACATCTTCAGCACTCGGTCATAATCATGTCCCTTCACCATGTgatagagaaaaaacacacaatgctgcCCGCAGGTCTCTGATGAAAAATCTTGGACCTGTACTGCTGAATGTTGAATCACTCTAGAATTTCGGTTTAAAAAGTTTTTGATATTCTGTGGAAAACGATTGTCATCTGGTTTATTACCAAAGCTGTCGAAAAAACAACCCACGCCGACCTCGTTTATGTAGATGGCTAGCCAGTGTTCACCCGGGAGTCCTGAAGGATGCGTGTTGATTATCACCATGGATGGTAATTTTCTCAAGGGGGCTTTTGGTAGGTGGTCACACGGTAGTACGCCGAGAAAATGGGTGTTACACGAGATCTTATCCATTATTGCCGTAAGCTGGATGGTGTCCATTCTGCCTATTAATAGTAATCAACCAGGATCTGTCTGCGATTTGACACTTCGATGATGCTGTCAAATATGGCATAAACGATTAAGTTGATCGTTCGGGGTAGAGGTTGTCTAAAACGTGCTTCTAGCCTAATGTTCCCAGACTTGATAAGCGACACGTGTTGACTGCAGTCTTCGTCCGGCGTGAGATTAAACGCATAAAGGGTATACCCATGCAGAAAATCCTCCCTATCAATAGCTAGAGGTTGATTTTTAAGATGCTTTCCAGAAGCCAGCGCTAACTGGTAAAATTCGCGTACCGCAGAGCCACTTCCATATTCAGGCTGCAGGGGTTTAGCGGGGTGTTGTTGGCCGTCCAGATAAACTGCCAAAAATTCTAGGTCATAGTTTTTAAAGGCGAACGGATTTTTATCATACGAGCCTGTAAACGCATCATTATCAACCATAGCCAGAACAACGGATTTTGGTAGAGTTCCTAAGAACAAGTTTTCTTGATTACAAACACGTGAACCTACAGGGATTGAGaagtttttcacacacaccctgtcGATGGGGTATTTGGCTGGCGTCGAGAGCAATGCTTGCGCGTGCCCCAATCTCACACCTGGTGATACCgacacttttttcacaaacagTGAAGCTGACACGATGTTTAGTTTATAGGCCACAGCGCCGCTcctcatcaaacagaattcatcttTCGCCCTCGTCATGCGAATTTTAATGTCCACGCCGTTAAGCATTAGTTTTTCTTGAAAGAATATGTCACTGTGAATGGGGGCCAGTAGTTCAACAACGTTGCTGGCGTTGGTAAATGCAGCTCGTTTGGTCAAACCTCTGTTACCGCCGGCGGGGTCCGTTACGTCCATGTGACCGGCGGTGTCTTTGTAAAAGAGCCCCGCTGAAAACAGCGTTTCAAGAGCGTCTTTACCATAATTGGTGAGACACTCTATTATGCATCGATAAGGATATGTGTTGGAACTTTGTGATATGAGACGGTCTCCAAGCGACACGTCCACTTGTGAAAATATCGTAGATCCGGCATAGTTAATAAGCCCCACGGGGGCTCCGTCTGCTATGTCTGTGCCGTCTGCGTTAGTGATTTTGAGACGCAAAAAAACCAAGGTGTTGTTTAGGTCCACATAATCCTCGCCAGTCCCCGCTATAAAAAACTCCAGAGGCGATGTTTCTGATATTGCTGACAACGGTGGCActtctatatatgtatttttttcaataacggtCTGTGTTAATGGTACTGTGAATAGGTCCAGCTCGGTTTTTAAACATTCTTCTGACATATTGTGTAGTAAAGACATGgtctaaaatattgttttaacgCAGGTCTTTGGTCTTTTTGCTGTAGAGCTGGTTGGCGTCTTCTTGTGCTTGCGTTTTACAACTGACGATTTCTTtgtgttatgttttcttttcttcgtcGTTTGGCCACTCCTCCGAGTCCCTGGCGGTTTAGATGCTCTTCTGCGAGCCATCACCATTAGTCCGGATCCATCTTgagtgttattattgttgttgttattattattaaatgtatgcGATAATGTATTGCTAACAACATCGCTTAGTATGTTTTTTGCTGCTGATTTAAGATGTGGTTTGGCTATGGTAAAACCGCGTTTTAGCAAAGGAATGGCCATTCTAAAGagacctctaaacacacccccTAACCCGGCTCCGTACATAACTCCGCCCCCTGCATAACCGGGGAGACCATTCCCCGCTTGATTCTGGTAATATTGCACGTAACGCAAAGGGTCTGTGTGGTGATTGTTGAAATATGccattatgattattttttaaacaaattgtttcACAGGCCTAAAATGCAGCTTGGCACACACCTTCCCGTAACTGAAGCGCACGTCTCGATTTTGATCGTCTTTCACCTGTATGGTTATCTCACTGACGGACGATTTATTAACCGATACGTAGTGTGGGGTGTCGTATCTAACACTAACATTCTTGTGGTTCTCCCCCTCTATATGTACACATCTCAGTAGCGGCACGTAGAAATCCCCCACGTTCTGGTATTCTATGATATcggtataaatatacatactgtaaaaccCCGCGTTAATATCAGCCTGAAAAGGTGCATAAGTCATGCCAGATCTTTCAACAGCATGGTCCGTAGTTTCAATAGCAACTCCCGGTTTTAATCCTAAAATGTTGGCCAcctttccataaaatgtcagcGATGTCTTCGGGGGGCCTTTgagaaaaattttatttttaacatggtcATAGCCGAGACTCGCACGTTGTGTGAGAGTCGCGTTGATCTCCCTGATCAAAAAAACGACGTCGTCATAATATCCAGTCTTTAACCTGTAAGATGCGTTTGATATACTGCCTTCAATATTATATTCGGTGACCCGATTCTCAGTCTTCGTTGTTTCACCACAGTTGAAAATGAACGTAGCATCttcctcattaaatgtgtaccaCGACAGCGGATATTCAAATTCGATTAACCCGACTTGCCATTCTCCTTTTAGATTGATAGTTTTCGATAATCGAGTTGTATAACACGAGATACTATTTTCCGGATAAACGGTCCTTGAGGCATTACAGGGAAGCGTTACATAAAAACCACCAGCAGTCATGGttggtttttacatgaatgtgtgCCGTCTACGAGGTTTCGTCTGTTTATATGGGGTTCTGTACATCGACCAATTCTTTCTGGTCGATCCACGATGCGAATTTTGAGGGCCATCCGAGCCATCTAACCAATACCATTGTTTTTCGACCTTGTTTCTTCTTGTCTaaaattttttccactttaaatgttttgtttttgttcacaaatattttttgtaattcctCTTCATAAAATACACCATCGATGACATCGCCGTCATAATCACACAACCTATAGACGGGACGTTCGCGTGATATGCATTCTGTTATAGTGAAAAACTCGTGCGTGTAGTTTTCTTTATAACCTTTTGCGAACGGCCCTCTTACTTTAGAAATTCTAACAATGTCGccaactttatatttaaatttagggGTTACGCCGGGGCCGTCTTTAGATCCATATAGGTTTTTATACACggcagattcattttctttggaCACATCAATAGGTCTCATCTTAATGCTCCTGTGATAGCTGGCGTTGTATCCGTCCGTGATGTCTTGTAGAACATCGATATAGCGTTTGGAGTTTGTAGCagttaaatatctccacatccgaCCTTTTAAGGTTCTATTAAACCGCTCGACGATGCACGCTTTTAAATCGGTggctgttgcaaaatgttctatgttgtacttttttgtcatgctttgaaaatgtttattaaaaaattctttccCATTATCTGTCTGTAGTTTACGGGGCACCCTGCCCTCATCCAGTATAGATTGGAAAGCTTTAGACACCTCGACAccggatttgttttttaaaacccgaGTCCACGCATATTTACTAAACATGTCTATGCAcgtcaacagaaaatgaacgTTGTCGTTTTCCTTGGCGTATGCAGACATATCGACCAGATCTGCCTGAAACTGCATATCAataccataaacaaaaacacgatttcttttgtattttagcgGTGCAGTTCTGTGTAACGTGTAAGCATCCTCGCCGGCGAGCCAATCCGAAACTTGTTTATCTGTTAGACGAACCCCtgtttcctttaaaacaccgtcttttaaacgttttttacCACCAAAAGACCCCGCATTTGAAGGTGTGTAATAGACTTTTTTCAGGTCTGCTGTCATGTCTCCTGACATGTCGACACTTTAACAAGTACAATAGAATAACACAGATGGTCTTAAACGTcttggtatttatttcagtaaaagatcATAAACgttatcatacatcatcattGAGGGAGTGTAggaattttatacacatcacaatgtttttgtCAACCACATACGCTATAAATGCGTCTATTATTTCACAGACATCTGTCTGGTCATTTCTCGACatcagaatttcacacacatcatacacatacgtacacatacataaaatgtctgCAATTCTAATACGTGTCCCACATTCAGTCACAATatctagtatttttgtgatagaAACCAAAATCGGTTCGCATGCGTTAATACACATATGTACCAAAGCAGTCCAATCACACACCGTACCTCGCACAAGACACATCTGATTCACGAGATTTGTT
It encodes:
- the LOC124626915 gene encoding uncharacterized protein F54H12.2-like, coding for MSEECLKTELDLFTVPLTQTVIEKNTYIEVPPLSAISETSPLEFFIAGTGEDYVDLNNTLVFLRLKITNADGTDIADGAPVGLINYAGSTIFSQVDVSLGDRLISQSSNTYPYRCIIECLTNYGKDALETLFSAGLFYKDTAGHMDVTDPAGGNRGLTKRAAFTNASNVVELLAPIHSDIFFQEKLMLNGVDIKIRMTRAKDEFCLMRSGAVAYKLNIVSASLFVKKVSVSPGVRLGHAQALLSTPAKYPIDRVCVKNFSIPVGSRVCNQENLFLGTLPKSVVLAMVDNDAFTGSYDKNPFAFKNYDLEFLAVYLDGQQHPAKPLQPEYGSGSAVREFYQLALASGKHLKNQPLAIDREDFLHGYTLYAFNLTPDEDCSQHVSLIKSGNIRLEARFRQPLPRTINLIVYAIFDSIIEVSNRRQILVDYY